A DNA window from Xanthomonas campestris pv. campestris str. ATCC 33913 contains the following coding sequences:
- a CDS encoding OprO/OprP family phosphate-selective porin yields the protein MACLGAMSEAAAVEVTVGGRLHLDYARYNADVRQLDNGMLLRRARLDMDGKLTSDWSFELAYDFANVYALTNTGTVKDGDFKEGFTDIALHYDGWKQADLNVGQTKVPFGLEELNSSNAISFIERALSTDAFAPSRRLGAEVSRNRDHYSVSVMGFGSSFDGRERGRGLAARATVTPIYAGGGNTVLHLGIAAVVERPTGEVKFTARPESRALDVRFLNTGKLADVTHVGRLGLEAAAKSGPLSLQAEWMQTAIKREGIGTDATLEGWYVMGSWVLTCESRQYSSGRFKGVPVQRPGGAWEVTARYSHLDLDNANVRGGEEDNLTLGVNYYASKHLRIMLNYIDVHSERRGKADSPQILLMRAQLAF from the coding sequence ATGGCCTGCCTGGGCGCCATGTCGGAGGCTGCGGCAGTGGAGGTCACGGTTGGCGGGCGACTGCACCTGGACTATGCGCGGTACAACGCCGATGTCAGGCAGCTGGACAATGGCATGCTGCTGCGGCGCGCTCGCCTGGATATGGACGGCAAGCTCACCAGTGACTGGTCGTTTGAACTGGCGTACGACTTCGCCAATGTCTATGCGCTGACAAACACCGGCACCGTCAAGGACGGCGACTTCAAGGAAGGCTTCACCGACATCGCGTTGCACTACGACGGCTGGAAGCAAGCCGATCTCAACGTTGGCCAAACCAAGGTGCCGTTCGGGCTGGAGGAATTGAACAGTTCGAATGCCATCAGCTTCATTGAGCGCGCCTTGTCGACCGACGCGTTCGCGCCGTCCCGGCGGCTCGGCGCGGAAGTGAGCAGAAACCGCGATCACTACTCGGTGTCTGTGATGGGGTTCGGCTCCTCGTTCGATGGTCGCGAACGTGGACGCGGCCTTGCTGCGCGCGCGACCGTCACACCGATTTATGCAGGCGGCGGCAACACCGTACTGCATCTTGGTATCGCTGCGGTGGTCGAGCGCCCTACCGGTGAGGTCAAGTTCACCGCGCGTCCGGAATCTCGTGCACTGGACGTCAGATTCTTGAATACGGGCAAGTTGGCCGACGTCACCCACGTGGGCAGGCTCGGGCTGGAAGCTGCGGCGAAATCCGGCCCACTCTCCTTACAGGCAGAGTGGATGCAGACCGCGATCAAACGCGAAGGCATCGGCACGGATGCAACGCTGGAAGGCTGGTATGTGATGGGGAGTTGGGTGCTCACATGCGAGTCGCGTCAGTACAGCAGCGGCAGATTCAAAGGTGTCCCCGTCCAACGGCCGGGCGGTGCCTGGGAAGTGACCGCGCGGTATAGCCATCTGGATCTGGACAACGCGAACGTACGGGGCGGCGAAGAAGACAATCTCACCCTGGGCGTGAACTACTACGCCAGCAAGCACCTGCGTATCATGCTCAACTACATCGACGTGCACAGCGAACGTCGGGGCAAGGCAGACAGCCCGCAGATTCTGTTGATGCGTGCGCAGCTGGCGTTTTAA
- a CDS encoding acyl-CoA thioesterase — protein sequence MIGQQRDLTFRFLAEPSDVNFGGKVHGGVVMKWIDQVGFAAASGWSGHYCVTVAVGGIRFVAPVRIGDLVAVSAKLVYTGRSSMHFAIDVRARSPMGGDSRLCTHCIIVFVAMDPDGVSPVEVPSWRPSTPEDQRLAEYALKVMELSKGIEDTMAHYQADSGR from the coding sequence GTGATTGGCCAACAACGTGATCTGACATTTCGTTTCCTGGCCGAGCCCAGCGACGTCAACTTCGGCGGCAAGGTGCACGGCGGCGTGGTCATGAAGTGGATCGACCAGGTGGGTTTTGCAGCCGCCAGTGGCTGGAGCGGGCATTACTGCGTCACCGTGGCGGTGGGCGGCATCCGCTTCGTGGCGCCGGTGCGCATTGGCGATCTGGTCGCGGTGTCGGCCAAGCTGGTCTACACCGGCCGCAGCAGCATGCATTTCGCCATCGACGTACGCGCGCGCAGCCCGATGGGCGGCGACTCGCGTTTGTGCACCCACTGCATCATCGTGTTCGTGGCGATGGATCCAGACGGCGTCAGCCCGGTGGAAGTGCCGTCATGGCGGCCGTCCACACCGGAAGACCAACGCCTGGCCGAATACGCGCTCAAGGTGATGGAGCTGAGCAAGGGCATCGAAGACACGATGGCGCATTACCAGGCTGATAGCGGACGCTGA
- a CDS encoding sensor histidine kinase: MVKARIYAGITVIVLFGVMSMLYVYRGLADVVGHLTRLEQVDAPFSIAALEMEKNVGEYAFGVLQYVAQPLPDVRAETSNDSADFSQYHANYMQLSSTRREIELGRHLARDFDNLTRIGATLMDKRDGLDVTFEKVNGLLGDIDALVNQQILHVAPTPEPMRRRTLAALANVEAEAAKLGFWLSAYERRPTALTTRQLLERAAKLDRAIAGYRQLPLQARERRLAGEVEALHVQVKRGVDALLTGEDAMTALASDFVRLQNHMDDVSDEEIEPLAAKGLTAPQKEADRIAVRVLNMLGYAIPLYLIVALLVGALLILSIVRPLRKLASGTKAIGAGDLHYRIVERGKDEFDDLARQFNLMVTRLQESTVSKALLEESEQKLKLTVTDLRQEIAERERSERERGKLQAELRRSEAMAAVGALMAGVAHEVRNPLFGISSTLDAMEATFNTGRSGGRHQEVLRREVRRLNKLMTDLLEYGRPPTEEFSSGRLGNVIAEATRICAPIADAGNVVIDNQADSYDGVLLLNHGRMLQVFVNLIENAVQHAPAGSRVVITARTLDENGRASVECRVQDAGSGFAPDDLPRIFDPFFTRRRKGTGLGLAIVQRIVEEHKGTIAGHNSPEGGAVMVMRLPFMG; this comes from the coding sequence ATGGTCAAGGCAAGAATCTATGCGGGCATCACGGTCATCGTTCTTTTCGGCGTGATGTCGATGCTATACGTGTACCGCGGCCTGGCTGATGTCGTGGGCCATCTGACAAGGCTGGAGCAGGTCGATGCGCCTTTCAGCATTGCAGCGCTCGAGATGGAAAAAAATGTTGGCGAATATGCCTTCGGCGTACTGCAGTACGTCGCACAGCCGTTGCCGGATGTGCGCGCAGAAACCTCTAACGACAGCGCAGACTTTTCCCAGTACCACGCGAACTACATGCAGTTGAGTAGCACCAGGCGGGAAATCGAATTGGGTCGTCACCTGGCAAGGGACTTCGACAATCTTACACGGATCGGCGCCACCTTGATGGATAAACGCGACGGTCTTGATGTCACGTTCGAGAAGGTCAACGGGCTACTGGGAGACATCGATGCCCTCGTCAACCAGCAGATCCTGCACGTGGCCCCCACGCCCGAACCGATGCGACGCCGAACCCTTGCCGCACTTGCCAACGTGGAAGCAGAGGCGGCAAAGCTGGGCTTCTGGCTGTCCGCCTATGAGCGTCGGCCAACAGCACTGACGACGCGCCAGTTACTGGAGAGAGCCGCCAAGCTCGATCGGGCAATTGCAGGGTATCGCCAGCTGCCGTTGCAGGCACGGGAGCGTCGCCTGGCCGGTGAGGTGGAAGCCTTGCACGTGCAGGTCAAGCGCGGAGTGGACGCACTGCTGACCGGCGAAGATGCCATGACCGCGCTTGCCAGCGACTTTGTTCGATTACAAAACCACATGGACGATGTCTCCGATGAAGAGATAGAGCCGCTTGCGGCGAAGGGGTTGACCGCGCCACAGAAAGAGGCAGACCGCATCGCGGTACGGGTACTGAACATGCTGGGCTATGCAATCCCGCTGTATCTGATCGTCGCGCTACTGGTTGGCGCGCTGCTGATTCTGTCGATCGTCAGACCGTTACGAAAGCTGGCATCGGGAACCAAAGCCATCGGCGCGGGCGACCTTCACTACCGTATCGTCGAACGAGGTAAAGACGAGTTCGATGACCTCGCACGGCAGTTCAACCTGATGGTGACGCGGCTACAAGAGAGCACGGTCTCCAAGGCACTGTTGGAGGAAAGCGAGCAGAAACTGAAGTTGACGGTCACCGACTTGCGGCAGGAAATTGCGGAACGCGAGCGCTCCGAGCGCGAACGCGGAAAGCTGCAGGCCGAACTGCGACGCAGCGAGGCGATGGCGGCGGTCGGTGCCTTGATGGCAGGCGTCGCCCATGAGGTGCGCAACCCACTGTTCGGCATCTCATCGACCCTGGATGCAATGGAGGCGACTTTCAACACAGGCCGAAGTGGCGGGAGGCATCAGGAAGTGCTGCGCCGCGAGGTCCGCAGGCTCAACAAGCTGATGACCGATCTCCTTGAGTACGGCAGGCCTCCAACAGAGGAATTCAGCTCCGGGCGGCTGGGCAACGTCATCGCCGAAGCGACGCGCATCTGCGCCCCAATTGCCGACGCCGGGAACGTTGTGATCGACAATCAGGCTGACTCCTATGACGGCGTGCTGCTGCTCAATCACGGGCGGATGCTGCAGGTATTCGTCAATTTGATCGAAAACGCCGTGCAGCATGCGCCGGCCGGTAGCCGCGTCGTTATCACCGCCCGAACGCTCGATGAGAATGGGCGCGCATCGGTCGAGTGTCGCGTGCAGGACGCGGGCAGCGGCTTCGCGCCTGACGACCTGCCGCGCATCTTCGACCCGTTTTTCACAAGGCGACGGAAGGGAACGGGCTTGGGCCTGGCCATCGTTCAGCGCATCGTCGAGGAGCACAAGGGCACGATCGCTGGTCACAACAGCCCGGAGGGCGGGGCCGTGATGGTCATGCGTTTACCCTTCATGGGCTGA
- a CDS encoding helix-turn-helix domain-containing protein, giving the protein MQQIERQHIKRVLHDVGGKVEQASLRLGVPRSTLYQKIKLHGIAAAPGDPD; this is encoded by the coding sequence TTGCAACAGATTGAACGGCAACACATCAAGCGCGTCCTGCACGACGTGGGCGGCAAGGTCGAGCAGGCCTCGCTGCGGCTCGGCGTTCCACGCAGCACGCTTTACCAGAAGATCAAGTTGCATGGGATTGCGGCAGCGCCGGGTGATCCTGACTGA
- a CDS encoding alkaline phosphatase, whose amino-acid sequence MPMRYRLPALAALTTLCVAACASTAGSTTAAPASVKVDVPPVTHPAGETPQWWYRSGAARAAGNGAMAGKARNVVLFLGDGMSLTTVAAARILDGQRKGGPGEENLLSWEQFPATAFSKTYNTDSQTPDSAGTMTAITTGVKSHMGAIGVSSGNRSDCADSLGKGLLSWLQLADSAGMATGVVTTTRLTHATPAATYAHSPDRNWENDTDLPEAARIAGCQDIAQQLLSTARFGRGPQVVLGGGRSQFQTVQERDPEYDDKVGLRLDGRDLVAEWKQSHPQGAYVWNEQQLQAAAGAPALLGLFEPDHMQFDHDRNRTPQGEPSLTEMTRTAIQSLSRDPNGFVLMVEGGRIDHANHAGNAYRALDETVSLSDAVRTAVQTAPPDTLIIVTADHSHTLNFVGYPVRGNPILGKVRGTGGEEGDRTQLATDLAGQPYTTLSYANGPGHTGATNAQPAGPKKYPHEPSSSEPASGRPDLTHVDTEAPSYMQESLVPTKSESHGGEDVGIWATGPGSAAFRGTLEENVIYHVIVQATPRLRARLCKAGTCDSAGVPVNLPAPTTFERATQR is encoded by the coding sequence ATGCCGATGCGTTACCGCCTGCCTGCCCTCGCCGCCCTGACCACGCTATGCGTGGCCGCCTGCGCTTCCACTGCCGGATCCACCACCGCGGCGCCCGCCTCGGTCAAGGTGGACGTGCCACCGGTAACGCATCCGGCCGGCGAAACTCCGCAATGGTGGTACCGCTCCGGCGCCGCACGTGCGGCCGGCAACGGCGCGATGGCCGGCAAGGCACGCAACGTGGTCCTGTTCCTGGGCGATGGCATGAGCCTGACCACGGTGGCCGCCGCACGCATCCTGGACGGTCAGCGCAAGGGCGGCCCGGGCGAAGAGAATTTGCTGTCGTGGGAGCAATTCCCCGCCACCGCCTTCAGCAAGACCTACAACACCGATTCGCAGACCCCGGATTCGGCCGGCACCATGACCGCGATCACCACCGGGGTGAAGTCGCACATGGGCGCGATCGGGGTCAGCAGCGGCAACCGCAGCGACTGTGCCGACAGCCTGGGCAAGGGCCTGCTGAGCTGGCTGCAACTGGCCGACAGCGCCGGCATGGCCACCGGTGTGGTCACCACCACCCGTCTGACCCACGCCACGCCGGCGGCGACCTACGCGCATTCGCCGGACCGCAACTGGGAGAACGACACCGACCTGCCCGAGGCCGCCCGCATCGCCGGCTGCCAGGACATCGCCCAGCAATTGCTCTCCACCGCACGCTTCGGGCGTGGCCCGCAGGTGGTGCTCGGCGGCGGCCGCAGCCAGTTCCAGACCGTGCAGGAGCGCGACCCCGAGTACGACGACAAGGTCGGCCTGCGCCTGGACGGGCGCGACCTGGTGGCCGAGTGGAAGCAGTCCCACCCGCAAGGCGCCTACGTGTGGAACGAACAGCAATTGCAGGCCGCCGCCGGCGCACCCGCGTTGCTGGGCCTGTTCGAGCCCGATCACATGCAGTTCGACCATGACCGCAACCGCACGCCGCAAGGCGAGCCCAGCCTGACCGAGATGACCCGCACCGCGATCCAGTCGCTGTCGCGCGACCCGAACGGCTTCGTGCTGATGGTCGAAGGCGGCCGTATCGATCACGCCAACCACGCGGGCAATGCCTACCGCGCGCTGGACGAGACCGTCTCGCTGTCGGATGCAGTGCGCACCGCCGTGCAGACAGCGCCGCCGGACACGCTGATCATCGTCACCGCCGACCATTCGCACACGCTCAACTTTGTCGGCTACCCGGTGCGTGGCAACCCGATCCTGGGCAAGGTGCGCGGCACCGGCGGCGAAGAAGGCGACCGCACCCAGCTGGCCACCGATCTGGCCGGCCAGCCCTACACCACCCTCAGCTACGCCAATGGCCCCGGCCATACCGGCGCGACCAACGCACAGCCGGCCGGGCCGAAAAAGTATCCGCACGAGCCCAGCAGCAGCGAGCCGGCAAGCGGCCGCCCCGACCTGACCCACGTGGATACCGAGGCGCCCAGCTACATGCAGGAATCGCTGGTACCGACCAAGTCTGAAAGCCACGGCGGCGAAGACGTCGGCATCTGGGCCACCGGCCCGGGCAGCGCGGCGTTCCGCGGCACGCTGGAAGAGAACGTGATCTACCACGTCATCGTCCAGGCCACCCCGCGTCTACGTGCGCGCCTGTGCAAGGCCGGCACCTGCGACAGCGCGGGTGTGCCGGTGAACCTGCCCGCACCCACCACCTTCGAGCGCGCGACCCAGCGCTGA
- a CDS encoding class I SAM-dependent methyltransferase: MEDGFPTVRGQLQALAPLHVIDGVLVQDGLPDDPFEQQYLQIRRKEGRLYTDAQVRSLPRPGGALGNTLEWQVRALSSSLLVQHLQAHTGHGAILELGCGNGWLSHLLAQSLQREVCGVDVNRTELTQAARVFGHDARLTFVAADIHTLVLPRDVFDVIVLPACVQYFSDPAALVSRLLGCLREGGELHILDSPLYATPQRGRESAARSLRYFTDLGCPALAAHYHQHTYASFDGFTVQWLFDPRRAGTRLGRLFKRRQPHFPWLCLRKQDN, encoded by the coding sequence ATGGAAGACGGGTTTCCCACCGTGCGCGGGCAATTGCAGGCGCTTGCGCCGTTGCATGTCATCGACGGTGTGCTGGTGCAGGACGGCCTGCCCGACGATCCGTTCGAGCAGCAGTACCTGCAGATCCGGCGCAAGGAAGGCCGGCTGTACACCGACGCGCAGGTGCGCAGCCTGCCGCGCCCCGGTGGCGCGCTGGGCAATACGCTTGAATGGCAGGTGCGCGCGCTGTCCAGCAGCCTGCTGGTGCAGCATCTACAAGCGCACACCGGGCATGGCGCCATTCTCGAACTGGGCTGCGGCAATGGCTGGTTGTCGCATCTGCTTGCGCAGTCCCTGCAGCGCGAGGTCTGCGGTGTCGACGTCAACCGCACCGAATTGACCCAGGCCGCGCGCGTCTTCGGCCATGACGCGCGGCTGACATTCGTCGCTGCCGACATCCACACGCTGGTGCTGCCGCGCGATGTATTCGATGTGATCGTGTTGCCCGCCTGTGTGCAGTATTTCAGCGATCCCGCCGCGCTCGTCAGCCGCCTGCTCGGTTGTCTGCGCGAAGGTGGCGAGCTGCACATCCTCGACAGCCCCCTGTACGCCACGCCGCAACGCGGCCGGGAAAGCGCCGCACGCAGCTTGCGTTACTTCACCGACCTGGGATGCCCGGCACTGGCTGCGCACTATCATCAGCACACCTACGCCAGCTTCGACGGCTTCACCGTGCAGTGGTTGTTCGACCCCCGGCGCGCGGGCACGCGGCTGGGGCGCCTGTTCAAACGGCGGCAGCCGCATTTTCCGTGGTTGTGTCTGCGCAAGCAGGACAACTGA
- a CDS encoding esterase-like activity of phytase family protein, with protein MHPKTLLAIILAAGAFLTACNQDADVATGHAERVHPQPGPMQAASTRFTFPPTAMVGDIHLTELSGLAWDADEELLYAVSDTGYVFHFRLTLDGDAIADIQPIRAAPLADPHLAGGTPEAFNAEGLTLVNATNGIPGDTELIASLEGTLPKIVRFSPDGTVLGNLPVPPPADDLNNYRKKGRGLESLAIHPAHGLITAPESPLLQQPQDQHALYAIGGHWSFVRQAPDSRLKGMDVLPDGSLLVLERSRQGAKDALSASVRRVDLSNCTRDQQCASQTIIVLPVGPDNIEGMTLLDARHVLLASDNGGLVTHGTTFVLLTRP; from the coding sequence ATGCATCCTAAAACACTGCTGGCCATCATCCTGGCCGCCGGGGCCTTTTTGACTGCGTGCAATCAGGACGCAGATGTGGCGACCGGTCATGCTGAGCGAGTACATCCGCAACCCGGCCCGATGCAAGCCGCATCCACCCGTTTCACATTTCCTCCCACAGCGATGGTTGGCGACATTCATCTGACCGAGCTTTCCGGCCTGGCCTGGGATGCCGACGAAGAGCTGCTGTACGCGGTCTCCGACACGGGCTACGTGTTTCACTTCCGTCTCACGCTCGATGGCGATGCGATCGCCGACATCCAGCCAATTCGCGCTGCGCCCCTGGCGGACCCGCACCTTGCAGGTGGCACGCCCGAGGCATTCAACGCAGAGGGATTGACGCTGGTGAATGCCACAAACGGCATCCCTGGCGATACAGAGCTCATTGCGTCGCTGGAAGGCACTCTGCCCAAGATTGTCCGCTTCAGTCCAGATGGCACGGTGCTGGGCAATCTGCCCGTGCCACCACCAGCCGACGACCTCAACAACTATCGCAAAAAGGGACGCGGCCTGGAATCGTTGGCTATCCATCCAGCGCATGGCCTGATCACTGCGCCCGAGTCTCCACTGTTGCAGCAACCGCAGGATCAACACGCACTTTACGCAATTGGCGGGCATTGGTCCTTCGTGCGCCAAGCGCCAGACAGCCGGCTTAAGGGAATGGACGTCCTGCCCGATGGCTCGCTGCTTGTTCTTGAGCGAAGCCGACAAGGAGCGAAGGACGCGCTGTCGGCGAGCGTGCGCCGCGTGGACCTTTCCAACTGCACGAGAGACCAACAATGTGCGAGCCAGACGATTATCGTGCTGCCGGTCGGGCCGGACAATATTGAGGGCATGACGTTGCTGGATGCGCGGCATGTTCTGCTCGCAAGCGACAACGGCGGACTGGTCACTCACGGCACGACCTTTGTGCTGCTCACACGGCCATGA
- a CDS encoding sigma-54-dependent transcriptional regulator, producing MARTRILIVDDEDSIRFGMRDFLESRGYGVVDADSCQRARELFQASPPDVAVIDYRLHDGSAIDLLRDFRQIDADVPMIVLTAYGSIDLAVQAVKEGAEQFLTKPIEMPALHVILKRLLATRRLQRQQQVVATRDRRERVNPLSGGSPAIRDLAEQASKVMHTDSPILILGETGTGKSLLAKWLHHHGMRADEAFVDLNCAGLSPDFLETELFGHEKGAFTGATASKQGMLEIADGGTVFLDEIGDVDPRVQPKLLKVLEEKRFRRLGAVREREVDIRLIAATHHDLASKVKEGTFRSDLYFRISSIPLTMPALRDRKEDIVPLARTLLARSLADPSRTPQLTDDAALALREYAWPGNIR from the coding sequence TTGGCAAGAACCCGAATACTCATTGTCGATGACGAAGACAGCATTCGTTTTGGCATGCGAGACTTCCTGGAGTCGCGGGGCTATGGCGTTGTAGATGCTGACAGTTGCCAACGCGCGCGCGAACTCTTTCAAGCTTCGCCACCGGATGTTGCGGTCATTGATTACCGTCTGCATGACGGCAGCGCCATCGACCTGCTCCGTGACTTTCGGCAAATCGATGCAGATGTGCCGATGATTGTCTTGACGGCGTATGGGTCGATCGACCTGGCAGTGCAAGCCGTCAAGGAGGGCGCAGAGCAGTTCTTGACCAAGCCCATCGAAATGCCTGCGCTGCATGTGATCCTCAAGCGCCTGCTGGCCACACGACGGCTGCAGCGACAGCAGCAGGTGGTAGCGACCCGTGACAGGCGGGAGCGGGTCAACCCACTGTCTGGCGGCAGCCCTGCAATCCGGGACCTGGCTGAGCAGGCGAGCAAAGTAATGCACACCGACAGCCCGATCCTCATCCTGGGCGAAACCGGCACGGGCAAGAGCCTGCTCGCCAAATGGCTGCACCATCATGGCATGCGCGCAGACGAGGCCTTCGTTGATCTCAATTGCGCGGGCCTGTCGCCCGATTTTCTGGAGACGGAACTATTCGGCCACGAGAAAGGCGCATTTACAGGTGCGACCGCGAGCAAGCAGGGAATGCTCGAGATCGCCGATGGCGGCACAGTCTTCCTCGATGAGATCGGTGATGTCGACCCCCGCGTCCAACCCAAACTGCTCAAGGTGCTGGAGGAAAAGCGCTTCCGTCGTCTGGGCGCAGTACGGGAACGCGAAGTCGACATCCGGCTGATTGCAGCCACGCATCATGATCTTGCCAGCAAGGTGAAAGAAGGCACATTTCGGAGTGATCTGTACTTCCGCATCAGCAGCATTCCATTGACGATGCCTGCGTTGCGTGATCGCAAGGAAGATATCGTGCCGCTTGCACGCACGCTCCTCGCACGCTCGTTGGCCGACCCCAGCCGTACGCCGCAGTTGACCGATGACGCCGCGCTGGCGCTGCGCGAGTATGCGTGGCCCGGCAATATCCGTTAG
- a CDS encoding dicarboxylate/amino acid:cation symporter, with the protein MTLVSAWLRIPFWQRVVAGFVLGAIAGAAMGPAAEVWFGPLGDLYVTLIKMIAVPLVFFAVINAISSLHGQKSVAALGGRTFLWFVITAALAVGVGLAVGTIMQPGAGHFSLSVDSAWKPRDVPSPIKVLLDVVPSNPFYALTGIGTKTNAAGETVLAAGRGSILPVIFFAALLGFAMVKLGDRVAEARKLTGQMSDIMIQVTRFVLEMTPLGTFGLIAGLVGSYGFAKLLPFGNFVLALYVACALHIVVVYSSLLLLHGLNPWKFFRGAAPGMQVAFVSSSSFAAMPVAMRSITHNLGVNKDYAAFAVPLGASIKMDGCGAIFPALCAVFIAQYTGVPLTANQYFVVLIASVLGSFGTAGVPGTAVVMATVVLSAANLPLEVIGYLYAIDRILDMMRTMTNVTGQMLVPVLVAKETGLLDKTIYESASTNVGLEDPPTDRAAPLR; encoded by the coding sequence ATGACATTGGTCTCGGCCTGGTTGCGCATTCCGTTCTGGCAACGCGTGGTGGCCGGCTTCGTGCTGGGCGCGATCGCGGGCGCAGCCATGGGCCCGGCCGCCGAGGTGTGGTTTGGGCCGCTGGGCGATCTGTACGTCACCCTGATCAAGATGATCGCGGTGCCGCTGGTGTTCTTTGCGGTGATCAACGCGATCTCGTCCTTGCACGGGCAAAAATCCGTTGCGGCCTTGGGCGGGCGCACCTTCCTGTGGTTCGTCATCACCGCCGCACTGGCAGTGGGCGTGGGCCTGGCGGTGGGCACGATCATGCAGCCCGGCGCCGGCCATTTCAGCCTGAGTGTGGACTCGGCGTGGAAGCCGCGCGATGTGCCCAGCCCGATCAAGGTGCTGCTGGATGTGGTGCCTTCCAACCCGTTCTACGCGCTGACAGGCATCGGCACCAAGACCAATGCCGCCGGTGAAACCGTGCTGGCCGCCGGGCGTGGCTCGATCCTGCCGGTGATCTTCTTTGCCGCGCTGCTCGGCTTTGCGATGGTCAAGCTGGGTGACCGCGTGGCCGAGGCACGCAAGCTCACCGGGCAGATGAGCGACATCATGATTCAGGTCACCCGCTTCGTGCTGGAGATGACCCCGCTGGGCACCTTCGGCCTGATTGCCGGTTTGGTGGGCAGCTACGGCTTTGCGAAGCTGCTGCCGTTCGGCAATTTCGTGCTGGCGCTGTATGTGGCCTGCGCGCTTCACATCGTGGTGGTCTACAGCAGCCTGTTGCTGCTGCACGGGCTGAACCCGTGGAAGTTCTTCCGCGGTGCGGCGCCTGGCATGCAAGTGGCGTTCGTGAGCTCGTCAAGCTTCGCCGCGATGCCAGTGGCGATGCGCTCGATCACCCACAACCTCGGCGTGAACAAGGACTACGCCGCCTTCGCCGTGCCGCTGGGCGCGAGCATCAAGATGGACGGCTGTGGCGCGATCTTCCCGGCGTTGTGCGCCGTGTTCATCGCGCAATACACCGGCGTGCCGTTGACCGCCAACCAGTATTTCGTGGTGCTGATCGCCTCGGTGCTGGGCAGCTTCGGTACCGCTGGCGTGCCGGGCACCGCGGTGGTGATGGCCACGGTGGTGCTTAGCGCCGCCAACCTGCCGCTGGAAGTGATCGGCTATCTGTACGCCATCGACCGGATCCTCGACATGATGCGCACCATGACCAACGTCACCGGGCAGATGCTGGTGCCGGTGCTGGTGGCCAAGGAGACCGGTCTGCTGGACAAGACGATCTACGAGTCTGCGTCCACCAATGTGGGGCTTGAGGATCCGCCCACCGATCGCGCCGCGCCGCTGCGCTGA